A single genomic interval of Panthera uncia isolate 11264 chromosome A1 unlocalized genomic scaffold, Puncia_PCG_1.0 HiC_scaffold_17, whole genome shotgun sequence harbors:
- the LOC125934780 gene encoding nuclear envelope pore membrane protein POM 121-like isoform X1 → MGSYLSRPRPRPLSPSLLGGDPPETLESLGPAHSARSVPPTCRVHSAAPTLDLTRRPSCENLVASPRRRRYRRRFAIVHLRQYPIQQARCLFLGVFSSVPHTRHPKPVLSACRSKMFCTSVILKMASAKGKLTLRLALKETVLCMWSSLSSHLPNPCVRETLMRALEENGQAKAKEEKDLTSLVESREELAKPGEGHPVPKRQDDLRGDAECSRSMQSAFRRLMVNGVLSSFVPRPGPLKRDFCSTSLADSLIRKSHTCFLSSCSKRNAITSSYSSTRGFPPLSRSFPGTAGIRGPASYQPQVAAKKASEESYHSSSSASVEPQRKIKHENVADAPSGQKQSLRDRSPLPDSSRPRKRKIPLLLSSRRHDPLILLPPPQVGYRVTAEDLDLEKRAAIQWINKALEG, encoded by the coding sequence ATGGGCAGTTACCTGAGCCGGCCCCGCCCTCGGCCGCTGTCCCCTTCTCTGCTAGGCGGGGACCCGCCCGAGACGCTTGAGAGCCTCGGGCCCGCACACTCAGCCCGCAGTGTTCCTCCGACGTGCCGGGTTCACTCGGCGGCCCCGACCCTGGACCTAACTCGCAGGCCGTCATGCGAGAATCTTGTGGCTTCACCCCGTCGTCGTCGGTACCGTCGGCGGTTTGCCATAGTCCATCTGCGGCAGTATCCAATCCAGCAGGCCCGGTGTTTATTTCTGGGGGTCTTTTCCTCAGTGCCCCACACCCGCCATCCGAAGCCTGTGCTGTCTGCCTGCAGGTCCAAGATGTTCTGCACTTCAGTGATCCTGAAGATGGCATCTGCTAAGGGCAAGCTGACGCTGCGTTTGGCTCTGAAGGAGACAGTCCTCTGTATGTGGTCTTCGCTGTCTAGTCACCTCCCAAATCCTTGTGTAAGGGAGACCTTGATGAGGGCCCTCGAAGAGAATGGTCAAGCGAaagccaaagaagagaaagacctGACCTCCCTGGTTGAGAGCAGGGAAGAGCTGGCAAAGCCTGGAGAAGGGCACCCAGTCCCCAAGAGGCAGGATGATCTGAGAGGGGATGCCGAGTGCAGCAGGAGCATGCAGTCAGCATTTAGGCGCCTGATGGTCAATGGagtcctctcttcctttgtgcCCAGGCCGGGGCCTCTGAAGAGAGACTTCTGTTCTACCAGCTTAGCAGACAGCCTGATTAGGAAATCCCACACCTGCTTTTTGAGCTCATGCAGCAAACGCAATGCCATCACCAGTTCTTACAGCTCCACTCGAGGGTTCCCACCGCTGTCGAGGAGCTTCCCAGGCACAGCTGGGATCCGAGGCCCAGCCTCATACCAGCCCCAAGTGGCCGCAAAGAAAGCCAGTGAGGAAAGCTATCATTCTAGCTCTTCAGCCTCAGTAGAACCACAAAGGAAGATCAAGCATGAAAATGTTGCAGATGCACCTTCTGGGCAGAAGCAAAGTTTGAGGGATCGCTCACCTCTACCTGACAGCTCCAGGCCCCGGAAGCGCAAGATTCCTCTGCTGTTGTCCTCTAGGCGACATGACCCACTGATCCTGCTCCCACCACCCCAGGTGGGTTATCGAGTCACTGCTGAAGACCTTGACTTAGAGAAGAGAGCTGCGATCCAGTGGATCAACAAGGCCTTGGAAGG
- the LOC125934780 gene encoding nuclear envelope pore membrane protein POM 121-like isoform X2 produces the protein MGSYLSRPRPRPLSPSLLGGDPPETLESLGPAHSARSVPPTCRVHSAAPTLDLTRRPSCENLVASPRRRRYRRRFAIVHLRQYPIQQARCLFLGVFSSVPHTRHPKPVLSACRSKMFCTSVILKMASAKGKLTLRLALKETVLCMWSSLSSHLPNPCVRETLMRALEENGQAKAKEEKDLTSLVESREELAKPGEGHPVPKRQDDLRGDAECSRSMQSAFRRLMVNGVLSSFVPRPGPLKRDFCSTSLADSLIRKSHTCFLSSCSKRNAITSSYSSTRGFPPLSRSFPGTAGIRGPASYQPQVAAKKASEESYHSSSSASVEPQRKIKHENVADAPSGQKQSLRDRSPLPDSSRPRKRKIPLLLSSRRHDPLILLPPPQMMELISRANLRTVTS, from the coding sequence ATGGGCAGTTACCTGAGCCGGCCCCGCCCTCGGCCGCTGTCCCCTTCTCTGCTAGGCGGGGACCCGCCCGAGACGCTTGAGAGCCTCGGGCCCGCACACTCAGCCCGCAGTGTTCCTCCGACGTGCCGGGTTCACTCGGCGGCCCCGACCCTGGACCTAACTCGCAGGCCGTCATGCGAGAATCTTGTGGCTTCACCCCGTCGTCGTCGGTACCGTCGGCGGTTTGCCATAGTCCATCTGCGGCAGTATCCAATCCAGCAGGCCCGGTGTTTATTTCTGGGGGTCTTTTCCTCAGTGCCCCACACCCGCCATCCGAAGCCTGTGCTGTCTGCCTGCAGGTCCAAGATGTTCTGCACTTCAGTGATCCTGAAGATGGCATCTGCTAAGGGCAAGCTGACGCTGCGTTTGGCTCTGAAGGAGACAGTCCTCTGTATGTGGTCTTCGCTGTCTAGTCACCTCCCAAATCCTTGTGTAAGGGAGACCTTGATGAGGGCCCTCGAAGAGAATGGTCAAGCGAaagccaaagaagagaaagacctGACCTCCCTGGTTGAGAGCAGGGAAGAGCTGGCAAAGCCTGGAGAAGGGCACCCAGTCCCCAAGAGGCAGGATGATCTGAGAGGGGATGCCGAGTGCAGCAGGAGCATGCAGTCAGCATTTAGGCGCCTGATGGTCAATGGagtcctctcttcctttgtgcCCAGGCCGGGGCCTCTGAAGAGAGACTTCTGTTCTACCAGCTTAGCAGACAGCCTGATTAGGAAATCCCACACCTGCTTTTTGAGCTCATGCAGCAAACGCAATGCCATCACCAGTTCTTACAGCTCCACTCGAGGGTTCCCACCGCTGTCGAGGAGCTTCCCAGGCACAGCTGGGATCCGAGGCCCAGCCTCATACCAGCCCCAAGTGGCCGCAAAGAAAGCCAGTGAGGAAAGCTATCATTCTAGCTCTTCAGCCTCAGTAGAACCACAAAGGAAGATCAAGCATGAAAATGTTGCAGATGCACCTTCTGGGCAGAAGCAAAGTTTGAGGGATCGCTCACCTCTACCTGACAGCTCCAGGCCCCGGAAGCGCAAGATTCCTCTGCTGTTGTCCTCTAGGCGACATGACCCACTGATCCTGCTCCCACCACCCCAG